A stretch of Allostreptomyces psammosilenae DNA encodes these proteins:
- a CDS encoding TFIIB-type zinc ribbon-containing protein, whose amino-acid sequence MFQCPKCHGAMRTYNRSGVQIEQCDNCRGIFLDYGELESLSQAEARWAQPAPPPAPGHAPPPPAGYGQPAWGAPHHGGHGHGHGHHGPRSFGRMLFST is encoded by the coding sequence ATCTTCCAGTGTCCGAAGTGCCACGGCGCCATGCGGACGTACAACCGCAGCGGCGTGCAGATCGAGCAGTGCGACAACTGCCGGGGCATCTTCCTGGACTACGGCGAGCTGGAGTCGCTGTCCCAGGCCGAGGCCCGCTGGGCGCAGCCGGCCCCGCCGCCCGCCCCGGGCCACGCCCCGCCGCCGCCGGCCGGCTACGGCCAGCCGGCGTGGGGTGCCCCGCACCACGGCGGGCACGGTCACGGTCACGGACACCACGGCCCGCGCAGCTTCGGCCGCATGCTCTTCTCCACCTGA
- a CDS encoding aminoglycoside phosphotransferase family protein encodes MASHDHSPAGDLLAGVPLDGRPSSGRLGSPAPRRPADADPALPAALGRLGRAATGSHTGVTVLADRQDATVVRVGAVVVKAHPPEAEEGALRRRLAVAAHPLTAASLLPPLSPASPREQGAAVPDGPGPHRVGGRLATLWPAGRPVDPRDPDAAPWEECGRLLAALHAVPLERLERDTGPLPPAGAPGRVTRALDILRRDVARGGPAWLRRAARAVEAAAGTVPPATRAPAPGAPAPGAAAPDGRVALTHGDFHLGQVVMAPAGRWRLIDVDDLGRGDPAWDLARPAAWYAAGLLPAAIWERFMDAYLAAGGPCFRGTRTDLWGRLDPPARALTVQMCALRLAEAFREDREPDEDEAALVAACERIAASGPAVLP; translated from the coding sequence ATGGCCTCCCACGACCACTCGCCGGCCGGTGATCTGCTCGCCGGCGTCCCCCTCGACGGGCGCCCGTCCTCCGGCCGCCTGGGCAGCCCCGCCCCGCGGAGGCCGGCCGACGCCGACCCCGCCCTGCCCGCCGCGCTCGGCCGGCTGGGGCGGGCGGCGACCGGATCGCACACCGGGGTGACCGTGCTGGCGGACCGTCAGGACGCCACCGTCGTCCGGGTCGGCGCCGTGGTGGTCAAGGCCCACCCGCCGGAGGCGGAGGAGGGTGCGCTGCGCCGCCGGCTGGCCGTCGCCGCGCATCCGCTGACCGCGGCGAGCCTGCTGCCGCCGCTGTCGCCCGCGTCGCCCCGGGAGCAGGGCGCCGCGGTCCCGGACGGCCCCGGCCCCCACCGGGTCGGCGGGCGGCTGGCCACGCTCTGGCCGGCCGGGCGGCCGGTGGACCCGCGCGATCCGGACGCCGCGCCCTGGGAGGAGTGCGGACGGCTGCTGGCCGCGCTGCACGCCGTGCCGCTGGAGCGGCTGGAGCGGGACACCGGGCCGCTGCCGCCGGCCGGGGCGCCCGGGCGGGTGACCCGCGCGCTGGACATCCTGCGGCGGGACGTCGCCCGCGGCGGGCCGGCCTGGCTGCGGCGGGCCGCCCGGGCCGTCGAGGCCGCCGCCGGAACCGTTCCGCCGGCGACCCGGGCCCCCGCACCGGGCGCGCCGGCCCCGGGAGCGGCCGCGCCGGACGGCCGCGTCGCCCTGACGCACGGTGACTTCCACCTCGGCCAGGTGGTCATGGCACCGGCCGGCCGGTGGCGGCTGATAGACGTCGACGACCTCGGCCGCGGCGACCCCGCCTGGGACCTCGCCCGCCCCGCCGCCTGGTACGCCGCCGGCCTGCTGCCGGCCGCCATCTGGGAGCGGTTCATGGACGCCTACCTGGCGGCCGGCGGGCCGTGCTTCCGCGGCACCCGGACGGACCTGTGGGGACGCCTGGATCCGCCGGCCCGCGCGCTCACCGTGCAGATGTGCGCGCTGCGGCTCGCCGAGGCGTTTCGGGAGGATCGGGAACCGGACGAGGACGAAGCGGCGTTGGTAGCAGCGTGCGAGCGCATCGCCGCCTCCGGGCCGGCCGTGCTCCCGTAG
- a CDS encoding STAS domain-containing protein codes for MDFSEYAPVLDLRRLELDGSVVLAVRGDLDLDTVPELRDGITQCLAHRPTVIIVDLHDVGFMDSAGLGTLLECHRRASSVGVRLRVASASPLILRVLRMTGTAATLGVE; via the coding sequence ATGGACTTCTCCGAGTACGCCCCGGTGCTGGATCTGCGACGGCTGGAGCTCGACGGCAGCGTGGTGCTGGCGGTGCGCGGGGACCTCGACCTGGACACGGTCCCGGAGCTGCGTGACGGCATCACCCAGTGCCTGGCCCACCGTCCCACGGTGATCATCGTGGACCTGCACGACGTCGGTTTCATGGACTCCGCGGGCCTGGGCACCCTGCTGGAGTGCCACCGGCGGGCCTCCTCGGTCGGCGTGCGGCTGCGGGTGGCCAGCGCCTCGCCGCTGATCCTGCGGGTGCTGCGGATGACCGGCACCGCCGCGACGCTGGGCGTGGAGTGA
- a CDS encoding C40 family peptidase, with translation MSAAQRSSTRRSSIWRRAALRCSLVLAGAALLATAPGAVWSPALAAPDTPTAAATAPDVDAAADQAAGIDLSGLLDQLMALYEDVSAANDRYNELTDRLDRQRARVAELRAEEEEQRERVARAEEAVGALAREQYRSSGHLSELWGWISSDTPEELDAGNRLIDQAAREQANELAELQDARDALAAILAEAEASLTGVEGLTADQQEARTELLGRLDEAERMVLSLTGAQLADLQALEEARTAQAQTEFLARYPLLLRDGGRTPSDQGQAAVAYAFAQLGKPYVWGGAGPDVFDCSGLTSQAWLSAGVTIPRTSQQQWAQLPKVPVGQMRPGDLVIYYPGATHVAIYIGDGQVIHAPRPGSVIKVAPVASMHVLGAVRPDGDAPSLPEWESPEIPASATAPTGFVDVGYSTEGDRPGGTPLPPPQPAATPQPHPTGRPTAPSAGDGTGAPGSRPPSGSPSPGPTSPGSPSAGAPSPSASPSTAPSGGPSTSQSPSAPASSEPPSGDPGASASPTPSGSGSAGEPTPSDSGSAPAEGGTAPDEPDQGLLERIFG, from the coding sequence ATGTCGGCAGCCCAGCGGTCCTCCACCCGGCGGTCCTCCATCTGGCGGCGCGCGGCGCTGCGCTGCTCGCTCGTGCTGGCCGGCGCCGCGCTGCTGGCCACGGCGCCCGGGGCGGTGTGGTCCCCCGCGCTGGCCGCGCCCGACACCCCCACCGCCGCGGCCACCGCCCCCGACGTCGACGCCGCCGCCGACCAGGCCGCCGGCATCGACCTCAGCGGGCTGCTGGACCAGCTGATGGCGCTGTACGAGGACGTCTCGGCCGCCAACGACCGCTACAACGAGCTGACCGACCGGCTGGACCGGCAGCGCGCCCGGGTCGCCGAGCTGCGCGCCGAGGAGGAGGAGCAGCGCGAGCGGGTGGCCCGGGCCGAGGAGGCGGTCGGCGCCCTGGCCCGCGAGCAGTATCGTTCCTCCGGGCACCTGTCCGAGCTGTGGGGCTGGATCAGCTCCGACACGCCGGAGGAGCTGGACGCCGGCAACCGGCTGATCGACCAGGCCGCCCGCGAGCAGGCCAACGAGCTGGCGGAGCTCCAGGACGCCCGCGACGCGCTGGCCGCCATCCTGGCCGAGGCCGAGGCGTCACTGACCGGCGTCGAAGGGCTGACCGCCGACCAGCAGGAGGCCCGCACGGAACTGCTGGGCCGGCTCGACGAGGCGGAGCGGATGGTGCTCTCCCTCACCGGCGCCCAGCTCGCCGACCTCCAGGCCCTGGAGGAGGCCCGGACCGCCCAGGCGCAGACCGAGTTCCTGGCCCGCTACCCGCTGCTGCTGCGGGACGGCGGCCGGACGCCGTCCGACCAGGGGCAGGCCGCCGTCGCCTACGCCTTCGCGCAGCTCGGCAAGCCGTACGTGTGGGGCGGGGCGGGCCCGGACGTCTTCGACTGCTCCGGCCTGACCTCGCAGGCGTGGCTCTCCGCCGGCGTCACCATCCCGCGCACCAGCCAGCAGCAGTGGGCCCAGCTGCCGAAGGTCCCGGTCGGCCAGATGCGCCCCGGCGACCTGGTCATCTACTACCCCGGCGCGACCCACGTGGCGATCTACATCGGCGACGGCCAGGTGATCCACGCCCCCCGCCCGGGATCGGTGATCAAGGTCGCCCCGGTGGCCTCGATGCACGTGCTGGGCGCGGTGCGGCCGGACGGCGACGCTCCGTCGCTGCCCGAGTGGGAGTCGCCCGAGATCCCGGCGTCGGCGACCGCGCCGACCGGGTTCGTCGACGTGGGCTACTCCACGGAGGGCGACCGCCCCGGCGGCACCCCGCTGCCCCCGCCGCAGCCGGCCGCCACCCCGCAGCCCCACCCGACCGGACGGCCGACCGCGCCGTCGGCCGGTGACGGGACCGGCGCTCCCGGCTCCCGGCCGCCCTCCGGCTCGCCGTCCCCGGGCCCGACGTCCCCCGGTTCGCCGTCCGCCGGTGCGCCGTCCCCCTCTGCCTCCCCGTCCACCGCGCCCAGCGGCGGGCCGTCGACCTCGCAGTCCCCCAGCGCGCCGGCCTCCTCCGAGCCGCCGTCGGGCGATCCCGGCGCGTCGGCCTCGCCGACCCCGTCCGGCAGTGGGTCCGCCGGCGAGCCGACGCCTTCGGACTCCGGCTCGGCGCCCGCGGAGGGCGGCACCGCCCCGGACGAGCCCGACCAGGGCCTGCTGGAGCGCATCTTCGGATGA
- a CDS encoding glycoside hydrolase family 48 protein: MTAAALGIALLPTSGALTLGASTAQAAVACRAEIQLVNDWGSGYTANLVVTNSGDPWTSWTVGFAFDGNDRIDNGWNGSYTQSGKNVTVRNAAWNGNVATGGTATFGFNASGSVPNRTLPKNFTVNGVACQGEQPAPIVALTSPAPGAAYTQGTAIPLAATAAAANGATISKVEFYDDDELIATDTTSPFSYNWTGASAGAHSIQAIATDSTGAVGSSQPVGINVTAAPSVVVNPTSLSVATGSTGTFNVSLSQAPTSNVTVTVARASGNTGLSVTRGATLTFTPSNWNVPQAVTISAAEGGSGTAEFTATAAGLVAGRVTVRQIAEGDGENQARFLEMYNDLKNPANGYFSPEGVPYHSVETLMVEAPDHGHQTTSEAFSYFLWLEAEYGQITGEWQPFNDAWEIMETYAIPRDDLQPNQGTYNPNDPATYAPEHTLPEYYPARLDNSVPVGRDPIADELSQTYGTDSIYGMHWLIDVDNTYGFGECGDGTTRPAYMNTYQRGMQESVWETIPQPSCDTFAHGGRNGFLDLFTGDASYAQQWKYTNAPDADARAVQVAYWAKQWADEQGKGAEIAGTLDKAAKMGDYLRYSFFDKYFKRIGNCQSPSCPVGTGKDSSHYLLSWYYAWGGSLGTNAWSWRMGSSASHGGYQNPVAAYALSQVDGLIPESATGRQDWATSLDRQVEFYRWLQSSEGAIAGGATNSWQGAYAPFPAGASTFYGMAYDWQPVWNDPPSNNWFGFQAWGMERLAEYCYISDDQTACDVTEKWVDWALQHTTINPDGSYLIPSTLNWSGQPDTWNPNNPGPNNNLHVTVRDYTNDVGVTGSYAKVLSYWAAASGDTEAQETAAALLDGLWGLRDNIGVSVEETRADYSRFTQEYSTSNPNHDGVYVPAGWRGTMPNGDVIEPGVTFLDIRSFYKDDPEWPKVEAYLNGGPAPTFRYHRFWAQTDVATAMSTYARLFE, encoded by the coding sequence CTGACCGCGGCGGCCCTGGGCATCGCCCTGCTGCCGACCAGCGGCGCGCTCACCCTCGGCGCCTCCACCGCCCAGGCGGCCGTGGCCTGCCGCGCCGAGATCCAGCTGGTCAACGACTGGGGCTCCGGCTACACCGCCAACCTGGTGGTCACCAACAGCGGCGACCCGTGGACCTCGTGGACCGTCGGCTTCGCCTTCGACGGCAACGACCGCATCGACAACGGCTGGAACGGGAGCTACACCCAGTCCGGCAAGAACGTGACGGTCCGCAACGCCGCCTGGAACGGCAACGTGGCCACCGGCGGCACCGCCACCTTCGGCTTCAACGCCTCCGGCAGCGTCCCGAACCGCACGCTGCCGAAGAACTTCACCGTCAACGGCGTCGCCTGCCAGGGCGAGCAGCCCGCGCCGATCGTGGCCCTCACCAGCCCCGCCCCGGGCGCCGCCTACACCCAGGGCACCGCGATCCCGCTGGCCGCCACGGCCGCCGCCGCCAACGGCGCGACGATCAGCAAGGTCGAGTTCTACGACGACGACGAGCTGATCGCCACCGACACCACGTCGCCGTTCTCCTACAACTGGACCGGTGCCTCCGCGGGCGCCCACTCCATCCAGGCGATCGCCACCGACAGCACCGGCGCCGTCGGCAGCTCGCAGCCGGTCGGCATCAACGTCACCGCCGCGCCCAGCGTGGTGGTCAACCCGACGTCGCTGTCGGTCGCCACCGGCTCCACCGGCACCTTCAACGTCTCGCTGTCGCAGGCGCCGACGAGCAACGTCACCGTCACCGTGGCCCGGGCCTCCGGCAACACCGGCCTGTCCGTCACCCGCGGCGCCACGCTGACCTTCACGCCCAGCAACTGGAACGTCCCGCAGGCGGTCACCATCTCGGCCGCCGAGGGCGGCTCCGGCACCGCCGAGTTCACCGCCACCGCCGCCGGCCTGGTCGCCGGCCGGGTGACCGTGCGGCAGATCGCCGAGGGCGACGGCGAGAACCAGGCGCGCTTCCTGGAGATGTACAACGACCTGAAGAACCCGGCCAACGGGTACTTCTCCCCCGAGGGCGTGCCCTACCACTCGGTCGAGACCCTGATGGTGGAGGCCCCCGACCACGGGCACCAGACCACCTCCGAGGCGTTCAGCTACTTCCTGTGGCTGGAGGCGGAGTACGGCCAGATCACCGGTGAGTGGCAGCCGTTCAACGACGCCTGGGAGATCATGGAGACGTACGCGATCCCGCGTGACGACCTCCAGCCCAACCAGGGCACCTACAACCCGAACGACCCGGCGACCTACGCCCCGGAGCACACCCTGCCGGAGTACTACCCGGCGCGGCTGGACAACTCCGTTCCGGTCGGTCGCGACCCGATCGCCGACGAGCTGTCGCAGACCTACGGCACCGACAGCATCTACGGCATGCACTGGCTGATCGACGTCGACAACACCTACGGCTTCGGCGAGTGCGGCGACGGCACCACCCGCCCGGCCTACATGAACACCTACCAGCGCGGCATGCAGGAGTCGGTGTGGGAGACCATCCCGCAGCCGTCCTGCGACACCTTCGCGCACGGTGGCCGCAACGGCTTCCTCGACCTGTTCACCGGGGACGCCAGCTACGCCCAGCAGTGGAAGTACACCAACGCGCCGGACGCGGACGCCCGCGCCGTGCAGGTGGCCTACTGGGCCAAGCAGTGGGCCGACGAGCAGGGCAAGGGCGCCGAGATCGCCGGCACCCTGGACAAGGCCGCCAAGATGGGCGACTACCTGCGCTACTCGTTCTTCGACAAGTACTTCAAGCGCATCGGCAACTGCCAGTCCCCGTCCTGCCCGGTCGGCACCGGCAAGGACAGCTCGCACTACCTGCTGTCCTGGTACTACGCCTGGGGCGGTTCGCTGGGCACCAACGCCTGGTCCTGGCGCATGGGCAGCAGCGCCTCGCACGGCGGCTACCAGAACCCCGTCGCCGCCTACGCGCTCTCCCAGGTCGACGGCCTGATCCCGGAGTCCGCGACCGGTCGGCAGGACTGGGCGACCAGCCTCGACCGCCAGGTCGAGTTCTACCGCTGGCTGCAGTCCAGCGAGGGCGCGATCGCCGGTGGCGCGACCAACAGCTGGCAGGGCGCCTACGCTCCCTTCCCGGCCGGGGCCTCCACCTTCTACGGCATGGCCTACGACTGGCAGCCGGTCTGGAACGACCCGCCGAGCAACAACTGGTTCGGCTTCCAGGCCTGGGGCATGGAGCGGCTGGCGGAGTACTGCTACATCAGCGACGACCAGACGGCCTGCGACGTCACCGAGAAGTGGGTCGACTGGGCGCTGCAGCACACCACCATCAACCCGGACGGCAGCTACCTGATCCCGTCCACCCTGAACTGGTCCGGCCAGCCGGACACCTGGAACCCGAACAACCCGGGTCCCAACAACAACCTGCACGTGACCGTGCGCGACTACACCAACGACGTGGGCGTCACCGGCTCCTACGCCAAGGTGCTGAGCTACTGGGCCGCCGCCTCCGGCGACACCGAGGCCCAGGAGACCGCCGCCGCGCTGCTCGACGGCCTGTGGGGCCTGCGGGACAACATCGGCGTCTCGGTCGAGGAGACCCGCGCCGACTACAGCCGGTTCACCCAGGAGTACTCGACCTCCAACCCGAACCACGACGGCGTGTACGTCCCGGCCGGCTGGCGCGGCACCATGCCGAACGGCGACGTGATCGAGCCCGGCGTGACCTTCCTGGACATCCGCTCCTTCTACAAGGACGACCCGGAGTGGCCGAAGGTCGAGGCGTACCTGAACGGCGGCCCCGCGCCGACCTTCCGGTACCACCGGTTCTGGGCCCAGACCGACGTGGCCACGGCCATGTCGACCTACGCCCGCCTGTTCGAGTGA